The Limnochorda sp. LNt genome includes a region encoding these proteins:
- a CDS encoding RidA family protein, with product MQRQAVKTDRAPAAIGPYSQAVRCGNLVFVSGQLGLDPTTGQLAETVEGQVRQALANLRAILEEAGASLGSVVKTTLFLRSMEDFALVNRVYAEFFSEPAPARSTVEVAALPRGAAFEVEAIAVVSP from the coding sequence ATGCAACGACAGGCGGTGAAGACCGATCGGGCACCCGCGGCCATCGGCCCGTACTCCCAGGCCGTGCGCTGCGGCAACCTCGTCTTCGTCTCGGGCCAGCTCGGGCTCGATCCGACGACCGGGCAGCTGGCCGAGACGGTGGAGGGTCAGGTGCGCCAGGCCCTCGCCAATCTGCGGGCCATCCTGGAGGAGGCCGGGGCCAGCCTGGGCAGCGTGGTCAAGACGACCCTCTTCTTGCGGTCCATGGAGGACTTCGCGCTGGTCAACCGCGTCTACGCGGAGTTCTTCTCCGAACCGGCACCGGCTCGTTCCACCGTGGAGGTGGCCGCCTTGCCCCGGGGTGCCGCCTTCGAGGTGGAGGCCATCGCCGTGGTGAGCCCCTGA
- a CDS encoding COX15/CtaA family protein, translated as MQVRRGPALESPVPVGLVQAVAVVSFLVVLVGGVVRVTGSGLGCPDWPLCYGSVVPPVGGAALVEFSHRVVAGLFMLGTYWLAWRSRPGRAGVALAGSTGTVRIALSRLAAAAAVLVTLQALLGGANVLTELAPGVGGAHLILATVVVGLTAAAVVMARAVAGGGHGRLPAARTSVSLGFTATAAVLAMAVVGIGAYVRALGASLACTDWPLCGGSVLPPSGWPFWLQWSHRVAALALGMAIVVGVLRSRGATAWWSAGLLYVVQVGLGAVAVVWQLPAAVRVAHLGVATLLVALLSAETARCWLAEVHRPGSGTARASRAVNPGLDSGA; from the coding sequence GTGCAGGTTCGGCGTGGCCCGGCACTCGAGAGCCCCGTGCCGGTCGGGCTGGTGCAGGCCGTGGCCGTCGTCTCCTTCTTGGTGGTGCTGGTGGGTGGGGTCGTGCGGGTGACCGGCTCGGGCCTCGGCTGCCCCGATTGGCCCCTTTGCTACGGCAGCGTGGTGCCGCCGGTGGGAGGGGCCGCGCTCGTGGAGTTCTCGCATCGGGTGGTGGCCGGGCTCTTCATGCTCGGTACCTACTGGCTGGCCTGGCGCAGTCGTCCGGGGCGGGCCGGGGTGGCCCTGGCGGGCTCGACGGGGACCGTGCGCATCGCCCTGTCGCGCCTGGCCGCGGCGGCGGCGGTGCTGGTCACGCTCCAGGCGTTGCTGGGCGGGGCCAACGTCCTGACGGAGCTCGCACCCGGCGTGGGCGGCGCGCACCTGATCCTGGCCACCGTGGTGGTGGGGCTGACGGCGGCGGCGGTGGTGATGGCCCGCGCGGTGGCGGGCGGAGGGCACGGGAGGCTGCCCGCGGCGCGGACGTCCGTGAGCCTTGGCTTCACGGCCACGGCCGCGGTGCTGGCCATGGCCGTGGTCGGGATCGGGGCCTACGTCCGTGCCCTGGGCGCCTCGCTGGCCTGCACGGATTGGCCGTTGTGCGGCGGGTCGGTGTTGCCGCCGTCTGGGTGGCCCTTCTGGCTGCAGTGGAGCCACCGGGTGGCGGCGCTGGCCCTCGGCATGGCCATCGTCGTAGGGGTGCTGCGCAGCCGAGGCGCGACGGCGTGGTGGTCCGCGGGCCTGCTCTACGTCGTCCAGGTGGGGCTCGGGGCCGTGGCGGTGGTGTGGCAGCTCCCGGCTGCCGTGCGGGTCGCTCACCTGGGCGTCGCCACGCTGCTGGTGGCGCTGCTCTCGGCAGAGACGGCCCGGTGCTGGCTCGCCGAGGTCCATCGACCAGGGTCGGGCACGGCTCGCGCGTCGAGGGCGGTCAACCCGGGCCTCGACTCGGGTGCATGA
- a CDS encoding heavy metal translocating P-type ATPase produces MSKSLAPPDVRSASSPPPASGRVRLPLAELLPGVPARDACGERLAEALRRSPGVDRVELELEGDAPALSVRFDTDRLTRAGVAALARGHADRILRRFRHERLRVEGMDCPECARAVEHVMARFDGIGTVMVDFDARTVAIEYDPSRVGRRAIRRRLDALGYRVEEGTRLLRWGREHPALAQTLGAALGAAAAWLVERLLPTAPGLATALWATSYGVAGWPIVRELARRPWRKRLDVHVLMLLAAVGSVFIGALEEGAVLLLLFSLAHSLEHLAEGRARSAIRSLGTMAPRMASRIEGGAAQEVPVEALRRGDRVRVRPGERIPVDGTVLEGRSAVDQSAITGESEPVEKTPGSPVFAGTVNGSGVLEVEVSRLSSESTLARMARLVEAARSQASPAQRLAARSASILVPVVLAGAAAVATLPPLVGWIGWQEALYRAMALLVAASPCALAIGAPVAGVAALARAARLGLVVKGSSHLERLGRVRAVAFDKTGTLTLGRPEVRRIQPVEGAGPAGPDAVLALAASAEAASTHPLARAVVRAAKARGLPLLEAHAVRDVPGQGVDARIRGQRVRVGTLAFATDGTSRPAMAPGDGAPVTRPGETSLFVSVHGRLVGVIGLADPVRPEATEAIRTLRRLGIRHVAVLSGDRPETVELVARQVGADEALAALLPADKVEAIRTLERRHGPTAMVGDGVNDAPALASAGVGIAMGAAGSDTALEAAPAALLGEDLRLIPQAVGLGRALGRVVQQNHLVAVGVMVLLAAAAVSGRAGIGPAVAIHEASTVAVAFNALRLLRWRPAAEG; encoded by the coding sequence ATGAGCAAGAGCCTCGCTCCGCCCGACGTCCGGTCGGCATCGTCCCCACCGCCCGCGTCGGGACGGGTCCGGCTCCCCCTGGCGGAGCTCCTCCCGGGAGTCCCGGCCCGAGACGCCTGCGGGGAGCGCCTGGCCGAGGCGCTTCGCCGCAGCCCGGGGGTCGACCGGGTCGAGCTGGAGCTCGAGGGAGACGCGCCCGCCCTGTCGGTACGGTTCGACACCGACCGCCTCACGCGAGCGGGCGTGGCCGCCCTCGCCCGCGGCCACGCGGATCGCATCCTGCGCCGCTTCCGCCACGAGCGACTGCGGGTGGAGGGGATGGACTGCCCCGAGTGCGCCCGCGCCGTCGAGCACGTCATGGCCCGATTCGACGGGATCGGCACCGTGATGGTCGACTTCGACGCCCGTACCGTCGCCATCGAGTACGACCCCTCGAGGGTCGGCCGGCGCGCCATTCGCCGGCGGCTCGACGCCTTGGGCTACCGGGTCGAGGAGGGCACCCGGCTGCTGCGGTGGGGACGTGAGCATCCCGCCCTGGCCCAAACGCTGGGCGCCGCTCTCGGGGCCGCGGCTGCCTGGCTGGTGGAGCGATTGCTACCCACCGCGCCGGGTCTGGCGACGGCCCTCTGGGCGACGTCGTACGGCGTGGCCGGCTGGCCCATCGTGCGAGAGCTGGCTCGCCGGCCCTGGCGTAAGCGTCTCGACGTCCACGTGCTGATGCTGCTGGCCGCTGTCGGCTCGGTCTTCATCGGGGCGCTGGAGGAGGGGGCCGTGCTGCTGCTCCTCTTCAGCCTCGCCCACAGCCTGGAGCACCTGGCCGAGGGCCGCGCCCGGTCGGCCATCCGGTCGTTGGGCACGATGGCGCCGCGGATGGCCAGCCGCATCGAGGGCGGCGCCGCGCAGGAGGTGCCGGTCGAGGCCCTGCGGCGGGGCGATCGGGTGCGCGTCCGACCCGGCGAGCGGATCCCGGTGGACGGGACGGTGCTCGAGGGGCGCTCGGCCGTCGATCAGTCGGCCATCACGGGCGAGAGCGAGCCGGTCGAGAAGACGCCGGGGAGCCCCGTCTTCGCGGGCACCGTCAACGGCAGCGGCGTGCTGGAGGTGGAGGTGTCCCGGCTCTCCTCGGAGTCCACGCTGGCCCGCATGGCGCGCCTGGTGGAGGCGGCTCGCTCCCAGGCCTCCCCGGCTCAGCGGCTCGCCGCCCGCAGCGCCTCGATCCTGGTGCCGGTGGTGCTGGCCGGCGCGGCAGCTGTCGCGACTCTGCCGCCGCTCGTGGGGTGGATCGGCTGGCAGGAGGCCCTCTATCGGGCCATGGCGCTGCTGGTCGCGGCCTCGCCCTGCGCGCTGGCCATAGGTGCGCCAGTGGCGGGGGTGGCCGCCCTGGCGCGTGCCGCCCGGTTGGGCCTGGTCGTCAAGGGCAGCTCCCATCTCGAGCGCCTGGGCCGGGTGCGGGCCGTCGCGTTCGACAAGACCGGGACGCTGACCCTGGGGCGGCCCGAGGTGCGCCGGATCCAACCCGTAGAGGGGGCCGGGCCGGCGGGGCCCGACGCCGTGCTGGCGCTGGCGGCCTCGGCCGAGGCCGCGTCCACCCACCCGCTGGCGCGGGCCGTGGTACGAGCCGCGAAGGCTCGGGGCCTCCCGCTCCTCGAGGCTCACGCCGTGCGGGACGTCCCGGGTCAGGGGGTCGACGCCCGGATCCGGGGCCAGCGGGTGCGAGTCGGCACCCTCGCCTTTGCCACCGATGGCACGTCACGGCCGGCGATGGCACCCGGCGACGGCGCTCCCGTCACCCGGCCGGGAGAGACCTCCCTCTTCGTCTCGGTGCACGGCCGGCTGGTGGGCGTCATCGGCCTGGCTGACCCGGTACGACCCGAGGCGACGGAGGCGATCCGGACCCTTCGTCGGTTGGGGATCCGGCACGTGGCGGTCCTCAGCGGCGACCGGCCCGAGACGGTGGAGCTGGTGGCCCGGCAGGTGGGGGCCGACGAGGCGCTGGCCGCCCTGCTGCCTGCCGACAAGGTGGAGGCCATCCGGACCCTCGAGAGGCGCCACGGGCCGACGGCCATGGTGGGCGACGGCGTCAACGACGCGCCGGCCCTGGCCTCGGCCGGGGTGGGGATCGCCATGGGAGCCGCCGGATCCGACACCGCGCTGGAGGCCGCGCCGGCCGCTTTGCTGGGCGAGGACCTGCGGCTGATCCCTCAGGCCGTGGGGCTGGGCAGAGCCCTCGGGCGGGTGGTCCAGCAAAACCACCTGGTCGCGGTCGGGGTCATGGTGCTCCTGGCCGCGGCGGCCGTCTCGGGCCGCGCCGGCATCGGCCCGGCCGTCGCCATCCACGAGGCCAGCACCGTCGCCGTCGCCTTCAACGCCTTGCGGCTCTTGCGCTGGCGACCTGCCGCCGAAGGCTGA
- a CDS encoding MFS transporter, whose translation MGAAVEPPARAGRAGRAGTPGPVGARIQHLVGADPARVRGFVLLWAATLGLMGAWGWTMPLVAIYLRDAGMSLGLIGTTQALTGLLTFLSQAPVGHLSDRAGRRRTPMVGAIAVTAILHGAIALTRHPLLLAAAVAIAGVATAAYITMMFASASGLARPEASGRAFSTYRVSGSIGWVLTSLSLGWMLGSIGARGAFVLSAMMHALVGIVLWRGLPELGGDHGVRGARGRGVDPAGGHPAALPGPADVLRMADVTLFLLGIALVTLAMQMGALYFPLYTRAELGASDALFGVLMALPASLEVPFMLWLGRASDRRGVHGLLVAGASVGAARWALVTLAPGPLHLLPLQALQAFAFSSMEVLGVSFVARRLDPAIRGTAVGLLVSFQGLGRIVAPLTGGMLGELWGLRTVFGLAGLASAAGAALFVASAAVRRGRTGRPADVPG comes from the coding sequence GTGGGCGCGGCGGTCGAGCCGCCGGCCAGGGCCGGGAGGGCGGGGCGTGCCGGCACGCCGGGTCCGGTAGGCGCCCGCATCCAGCACCTGGTCGGCGCGGACCCGGCGCGGGTGCGCGGCTTCGTCCTGCTGTGGGCGGCCACCCTGGGCCTGATGGGTGCCTGGGGCTGGACCATGCCCCTGGTGGCCATCTATCTCCGCGACGCCGGCATGAGCCTCGGCCTCATCGGCACGACGCAGGCCCTCACGGGACTGCTCACCTTCCTTTCCCAGGCGCCCGTAGGTCACCTGTCGGACCGGGCCGGCCGCCGTCGCACCCCGATGGTCGGGGCCATCGCCGTGACGGCCATCTTGCACGGGGCCATCGCCCTCACCCGACATCCGCTCCTGCTCGCCGCTGCCGTGGCCATAGCGGGGGTGGCCACCGCCGCCTACATAACGATGATGTTCGCCAGCGCCAGCGGCCTGGCCCGTCCCGAGGCGTCGGGCAGGGCCTTCAGCACCTATCGGGTGAGCGGCTCCATCGGGTGGGTGCTCACCTCGCTGTCGCTCGGATGGATGCTGGGCAGCATCGGGGCGCGGGGCGCCTTCGTGCTATCGGCCATGATGCACGCCCTGGTCGGGATCGTGTTGTGGCGAGGGCTTCCCGAACTGGGGGGCGACCACGGCGTCAGGGGGGCACGGGGGCGCGGCGTCGACCCGGCTGGAGGGCATCCAGCAGCTTTGCCCGGGCCGGCCGACGTGCTGCGGATGGCCGACGTGACCCTCTTCTTGCTGGGCATCGCGCTGGTGACGCTGGCCATGCAGATGGGAGCCCTCTACTTCCCGCTCTACACCCGGGCAGAGCTCGGCGCCTCCGACGCCCTTTTCGGCGTGCTGATGGCCCTGCCGGCTTCCCTGGAGGTGCCCTTCATGCTGTGGCTGGGGCGGGCGTCGGACCGGCGTGGCGTCCACGGGCTGCTGGTGGCCGGGGCGTCGGTCGGTGCCGCCCGATGGGCACTGGTCACCCTGGCGCCCGGGCCGCTTCACCTGTTGCCGTTGCAGGCGCTGCAGGCCTTCGCCTTCTCCTCCATGGAGGTGCTGGGCGTCAGCTTCGTAGCGCGGCGCCTCGATCCGGCCATCCGGGGCACCGCCGTCGGACTGCTGGTCTCGTTTCAGGGCCTGGGGCGCATCGTCGCCCCCCTGACGGGCGGCATGCTGGGCGAACTGTGGGGCCTTCGCACCGTCTTCGGGCTGGCCGGGCTGGCGTCGGCGGCAGGAGCGGCCCTCTTCGTGGCCTCCGCTGCGGTGCGGCGCGGGCGCACCGGTCGGCCGGCCGACGTACCCGGCTGA
- a CDS encoding HAD family hydrolase produces the protein MRRTCAILFDVGDTLVGFPVPSWEEVDRASIGALRDALARPLADGTRLSGSPPSQDRLLEAFEQAVREYQARTAPRLLEMRALDVLRRTLHRVGIDVSEAALNGLERAWATPRLAIRRVFPEVGEVLAQLSGAGVRLGLISNIWISGPIVREHLDVLGLLRPFESVVLSSEVGLIKPHRLLFDVALSQLGVAPGEAWYVGDNPHADVAGAKAAGMGAVLVQRPDDGRPRPSPSGDFAPYDGPPPDLVIRDLREVLAVVERGTHGPAGGR, from the coding sequence ATGCGACGCACCTGCGCGATCCTGTTCGACGTCGGCGACACCCTGGTGGGTTTTCCCGTCCCCTCGTGGGAGGAGGTGGATCGGGCCAGCATCGGCGCCTTGCGGGACGCCCTGGCCCGTCCCCTGGCCGACGGCACTCGCCTGAGCGGCTCGCCGCCCTCGCAGGACCGCCTGTTGGAGGCCTTCGAGCAGGCGGTCCGAGAGTACCAGGCCCGGACGGCTCCCCGCCTCCTGGAGATGCGGGCACTCGACGTCCTGCGAAGGACGCTCCATCGCGTCGGCATCGACGTCTCCGAGGCAGCGCTCAACGGGCTCGAGCGGGCGTGGGCGACGCCCCGGCTGGCCATCCGGCGCGTCTTTCCCGAGGTGGGCGAGGTGCTGGCACAGCTCTCCGGCGCGGGCGTGCGGCTCGGGCTGATCTCCAACATCTGGATCAGCGGCCCCATCGTCCGCGAACACCTGGACGTGCTGGGGTTGCTCCGACCGTTCGAGTCGGTCGTGCTCTCCTCCGAGGTGGGCCTGATCAAGCCTCACCGTCTGCTCTTCGATGTGGCCCTGAGCCAGCTGGGAGTGGCGCCGGGCGAGGCCTGGTACGTGGGTGACAACCCCCACGCCGACGTGGCCGGAGCCAAGGCCGCTGGCATGGGCGCGGTCCTGGTCCAGCGCCCGGACGATGGGAGGCCCCGGCCGTCGCCGTCGGGCGACTTCGCTCCCTACGATGGACCCCCGCCCGACCTGGTGATCCGGGACCTTCGGGAGGTGCTCGCCGTCGTCGAGCGCGGCACCCACGGACCTGCGGGCGGACGTTGA
- a CDS encoding ArsR/SmtB family transcription factor: MITMLATQAIRHGRRELTPVDVETATRAVELFKVLADPTRLRILSMLADGEQCVHRIAETMRMSQPAVSHHLRKLRVSRVVTCRREGRHVYYRLDDEHVHALLRQALEHVRHGWPGGAA, encoded by the coding sequence GTGATCACCATGCTGGCCACGCAGGCCATCCGGCACGGTCGTCGAGAGCTGACGCCCGTCGACGTCGAGACGGCGACGCGCGCCGTGGAGCTCTTCAAGGTGCTGGCCGATCCCACCCGACTGCGCATCCTCTCGATGCTGGCCGACGGGGAGCAGTGCGTGCACCGCATCGCCGAGACGATGCGGATGTCGCAGCCGGCCGTCTCCCACCACCTGCGGAAGCTGCGAGTCTCGCGCGTGGTGACCTGCCGTCGCGAGGGGCGCCACGTCTACTACCGGCTCGATGACGAGCACGTCCACGCCTTGCTGCGACAGGCGCTGGAGCATGTGCGCCACGGCTGGCCGGGGGGTGCCGCATGA
- a CDS encoding MFS transporter codes for MNRGLTDYWRAFRSFSSGARLYLWHTMLGSVAWSMVTLLLNLYLYSLGYRQDFMGLVNALPAAVTMALGLPVGGLADRYGYRAFLLAGSTLTAVSGIGVALAAAPGAILAWAALSGMGGTLTWVIGTPYLASQSDEANRMELLSVNFALMTAAGFAGSLLAGQIPQRVAAVLATDPMATGPLRAGMLAAGLLSTLAVVPLLRLPPEPWGAKGRARALSSLAGAGWLPDRQEAGLFARILVPAALIGFGAGVMVTFFQIFFRLRFGLEPGQIGVIFAFTSVFNAVASLVTPLLARRMGKVRTVVATQLASIPFLLLLTFSYDLRWATVAYYARSALMNMGGPVSMAFALELVAPHRRATLSSLEAMLGSLGRGGLGPLVSGLLQVRGGFEPAFTLTTLCYVAATALYWWFFKDAERPQGLTTAMASTSKAAPRGKAATSTVERAGAGSEKNSA; via the coding sequence GTGAACCGCGGGCTGACCGACTACTGGCGAGCCTTTCGCTCCTTCTCCTCGGGCGCTCGGCTCTACCTGTGGCACACCATGCTGGGCTCCGTGGCCTGGAGCATGGTGACGCTCCTGCTCAACCTCTACCTCTACAGCCTGGGGTACCGCCAGGACTTCATGGGATTGGTCAACGCCCTGCCGGCCGCCGTCACCATGGCGCTGGGGCTGCCGGTGGGCGGCCTGGCGGACCGGTACGGCTACCGGGCCTTCCTGCTGGCGGGCTCGACGCTCACGGCCGTGTCCGGGATCGGCGTCGCGCTGGCCGCCGCCCCAGGCGCCATCCTGGCCTGGGCGGCGCTGTCGGGGATGGGTGGCACCCTCACCTGGGTCATCGGGACGCCCTACCTGGCATCCCAGAGCGACGAGGCCAACCGCATGGAGCTGCTCTCGGTCAACTTCGCCCTGATGACGGCGGCCGGGTTCGCGGGCAGCTTGCTGGCCGGGCAGATCCCTCAACGGGTCGCCGCCGTGCTGGCCACGGATCCCATGGCCACCGGCCCCCTGAGGGCAGGCATGCTGGCGGCCGGCCTGCTCTCGACGCTGGCCGTCGTGCCGCTCCTGCGGCTGCCTCCCGAGCCCTGGGGTGCCAAGGGGCGCGCTCGTGCCCTCTCGAGTCTTGCGGGTGCGGGATGGCTCCCCGACCGCCAGGAGGCGGGGCTGTTCGCCCGCATCCTGGTGCCGGCCGCCCTCATCGGCTTCGGCGCCGGCGTCATGGTGACGTTCTTCCAGATCTTCTTCCGGCTGCGCTTCGGGCTGGAGCCCGGTCAGATCGGCGTCATCTTCGCCTTCACGTCCGTCTTCAACGCCGTCGCCTCGCTGGTCACGCCGCTTTTGGCCCGCCGCATGGGCAAGGTGCGGACCGTGGTGGCGACCCAGCTGGCATCCATCCCGTTTCTCCTGCTGCTCACCTTCTCGTACGACCTGAGGTGGGCCACCGTCGCCTACTATGCGCGCTCCGCCCTCATGAACATGGGGGGGCCCGTCTCCATGGCCTTCGCCCTGGAGCTGGTGGCCCCCCACCGGCGAGCCACCCTCTCCAGCCTGGAGGCCATGCTGGGCAGCCTGGGCCGTGGGGGCCTGGGCCCGCTGGTGAGCGGACTGCTCCAGGTGCGTGGGGGCTTCGAGCCCGCCTTTACCCTGACCACGCTCTGTTACGTGGCGGCCACAGCGCTCTACTGGTGGTTCTTCAAGGATGCCGAGCGTCCTCAGGGGCTCACCACGGCGATGGCCTCCACCTCGAAGGCGGCACCCCGGGGCAAGGCGGCCACCTCCACGGTGGAACGAGCCGGTGCCGGTTCGGAGAAGAACTCCGCGTAG